The Roseimicrobium gellanilyticum DNA segment TCATGAAGGTGCTGAACAGCGCCATGACCGCGAGGGCGGAATAGACTTCCACGGAGATGATGCGCGCCTCGAGCAGGATGTTGATCGCGACCAGCTCCATCAGTCCCTTGCACTGCATGAGTGTGCCCAGCAGGAACGAACGCGACCAGGGCAGGCCGCCCAATCTCGCCGTGCAGGCCACGACTAGCATCTTCGTCGCCATGGCGGTGAAGGAGAACAGCGCCGCGAGCGTCCAGAACCGCGCATCACCCCATTCGATGTGCAGTCGCAGCCCGGTCGAGACGAAGAAGACGGGAAGCAGCAGCCACTTGACCGTCTCTGAGATGCCAGGTCCCCACTGCCGTACGGCCCTCTGCGGCAGGATGGCTCCGCCGATAAAAGCACCCAGCATCGCGTGAACGCCGAGCAGGTCCGTTACTGCGGCGGAAAGAAGAATGACGCACACACCCAGCAGCGCGCCCTCGTGCAAGGCATCCACTTTTCGGAAAAGGCCATCAAGCAGGGGCCTGGCCACGAACGCCATCGCCAGAGCAAACGCCACCACCGGCAGCAGAGTGGCAAGCGGACCGCCCGAATGCACTCCAGCCAGCGATAGCACCGTAATCAGTCCCAGCCAGAGCCAGAGATCGTCGAGCAGTGCGCTCATCAGGGCGAGCCTGCCCACGCGGGTTTCCTGAAGGCCGGTCTCCTTGAGGATGGCCACCAGCACCGGCAGGGCTG contains these protein-coding regions:
- a CDS encoding cation:proton antiporter produces the protein MSAHFFLVITSFLAVPALIGRLPVVSKVLPLVFIQLLCGVALQLSGGQAWLLHHGVDLLDGPLASSVQGIGWLGVVLLVALSSVHPKSDHQNEAPLRFVAVSVMGFGVTLLVGGLVGWGLVQAYPQLIGERGTPLLFGASVGICLAVTALPVLVAILKETGLQETRVGRLALMSALLDDLWLWLGLITVLSLAGVHSGGPLATLLPVVAFALAMAFVARPLLDGLFRKVDALHEGALLGVCVILLSAAVTDLLGVHAMLGAFIGGAILPQRAVRQWGPGISETVKWLLLPVFFVSTGLRLHIEWGDARFWTLAALFSFTAMATKMLVVACTARLGGLPWSRSFLLGTLMQCKGLMELVAINILLEARIISVEVYSALAVMALFSTFMTAPLLRLWRSRHDSQESRTADESRAG